One genomic region from Nocardioides plantarum encodes:
- a CDS encoding HNH endonuclease signature motif containing protein yields the protein MATTTRTRSSDPLLESVHTRRQAEARDQVATLTAVLDWAVANTADEVETAGLLDPMVEPALHLGGPGCPVIGEYAALDLALSLGMSTDGGLAYLGKALELRHRLPRLYARVVGLEVSLWKAFRVAEQTIALPPAGATHVDRVISPFLHTCSWAQVDRAVEAARAAYDPAEAERRRLVAAEGRHASVHLTDATTTGTVDVTATLDLADALDLETALREGAQVLADLGSTETLDVRRSQALGEVSLHQLTLDLDTTGASRGVTIYAHLTAEDTSAVLDNTLTPVLVEQIRQWCETAGTTVTLKPVIDLASDPTTTAYRPTETMREQVHLRDRTCVFPDCGRRKVDLDHIHPFDLGGPTSAHNLAMLCRRHHRAKTHGSWSYRMLEPGHYEWTSPTGATYLVDRRRRP from the coding sequence ATGGCGACCACGACCCGCACCCGCAGCAGCGACCCGCTGCTGGAGTCGGTGCACACGCGCCGGCAGGCCGAGGCACGGGACCAGGTCGCGACCCTGACCGCCGTGCTGGACTGGGCGGTCGCCAACACCGCCGACGAGGTCGAGACCGCCGGGCTGTTGGACCCGATGGTCGAGCCCGCCCTGCATCTCGGTGGACCCGGTTGCCCGGTGATCGGTGAGTACGCCGCCCTGGACCTGGCCCTGTCGTTGGGGATGTCGACCGACGGCGGGCTGGCCTACCTCGGCAAGGCGTTGGAGCTGCGCCACCGGCTGCCGCGGCTGTACGCGAGGGTCGTGGGTCTCGAGGTCTCGCTGTGGAAGGCGTTCCGGGTCGCCGAGCAGACCATCGCCCTGCCACCCGCCGGTGCGACCCACGTGGACCGGGTCATCAGCCCGTTCCTGCACACCTGCTCCTGGGCCCAGGTCGACCGTGCTGTCGAGGCCGCCCGAGCGGCTTACGACCCCGCCGAGGCCGAACGCCGCCGCCTGGTCGCCGCCGAGGGACGCCACGCCTCAGTCCACCTCACCGACGCCACGACCACCGGCACCGTCGACGTCACCGCCACCCTCGACCTGGCCGACGCCCTCGACCTCGAGACCGCCCTGCGCGAGGGCGCCCAGGTGCTGGCCGACCTCGGCTCCACCGAGACCCTCGACGTACGCCGCTCCCAAGCCCTCGGCGAGGTGTCCCTCCACCAGCTCACCCTCGACCTCGACACCACCGGGGCAAGCAGAGGCGTGACGATCTACGCCCACCTCACCGCCGAGGACACCTCAGCGGTCCTGGACAACACCCTCACCCCGGTCCTCGTCGAGCAGATCCGCCAGTGGTGCGAGACCGCTGGCACCACGGTCACCCTCAAGCCCGTCATCGACCTCGCCTCCGACCCGACCACCACGGCCTACCGACCCACCGAGACGATGCGCGAACAGGTCCACCTGCGCGACCGGACGTGCGTGTTCCCCGACTGCGGCAGACGCAAGGTCGACCTCGACCACATCCACCCGTTCGACCTCGGCGGACCAACCAGCGCTCACAACCTCGCGATGCTCTGCCGCAGGCACCACCGCGCCAAGACCCACGGATCCTGGTCCTACCGGATGCTCGAACCCGGCCACTACGAATGGACCAGCCCCACCGGTGCGACCTACCTCGTCGACCGACGCCGACGACCCTGA
- a CDS encoding SigE family RNA polymerase sigma factor: MMQLHSREVPETGGVSGRPRDAVRDAEFTAYLHARQPSLLRTAYLLTGDRHTAEDVLQTSLAKLYLAWDKVRDRDSVDAYVRRIMVNENNSLWRRPWKRREHASDTMPETAYADEYDDGRGSALWQVVQSLPPKARAVVVLRYYEQLSEAETADVLGISVGTVKSQCSRAIAAMRERVPADLHPGHPGRPEETR, from the coding sequence ATGATGCAGCTCCACAGCCGGGAGGTGCCCGAGACTGGTGGCGTGAGCGGGCGGCCGAGGGATGCGGTGAGGGACGCCGAGTTCACGGCGTACCTGCACGCCCGGCAACCGAGCCTGCTGCGCACGGCGTACCTGTTGACCGGCGACCGCCACACCGCCGAGGACGTGCTCCAGACGTCGCTGGCCAAGCTCTACCTGGCCTGGGACAAGGTCCGCGACCGCGACTCGGTCGACGCCTACGTACGGCGGATCATGGTCAACGAGAACAACTCGCTCTGGCGCCGGCCCTGGAAGCGACGCGAGCACGCCAGCGACACGATGCCGGAGACCGCCTACGCCGACGAGTACGACGACGGCCGCGGCTCGGCCCTGTGGCAGGTCGTGCAGTCCCTGCCACCGAAGGCCCGCGCGGTCGTGGTGCTGCGCTACTACGAGCAGCTCAGCGAGGCCGAGACGGCCGACGTGCTCGGCATCTCGGTCGGGACCGTGAAGTCCCAGTGCAGCCGCGCGATCGCGGCGATGCGCGAGCGCGTGCCGGCCGACCTGCACCCCGGACACCCCGGACGACCGGAGGAGACCCGATGA
- a CDS encoding GNAT family N-acetyltransferase produces the protein MIRRARPADAEVLADLEADNLGIDAWSPGLVAAGVSGDLPTVAWWVAEVDGVAVGYLAASIAGDIAELQRIAVDRAHRRTGLAARLLAELVSVARADGADRVLLEVREDNAEALAFYEGQGFGEIDRRRRYYRDGATAVVLLLPLPDGAGGGGGAAGPAVTDR, from the coding sequence GTGATCCGGCGGGCGCGGCCCGCCGACGCCGAGGTCCTGGCCGACCTCGAGGCCGACAACCTCGGCATCGACGCCTGGTCGCCGGGCCTGGTCGCCGCGGGGGTCTCGGGCGACCTGCCGACCGTCGCCTGGTGGGTGGCCGAGGTCGACGGGGTCGCGGTCGGCTACCTCGCGGCCAGCATCGCCGGCGACATCGCCGAGCTCCAGCGGATCGCGGTCGACCGGGCCCATCGTCGTACGGGACTGGCTGCGCGGCTGCTGGCCGAGCTGGTCTCCGTCGCCCGGGCGGACGGCGCCGACCGGGTGCTGCTCGAGGTGCGGGAGGACAACGCCGAAGCCCTGGCCTTCTACGAGGGCCAGGGCTTCGGCGAGATCGACCGGCGGCGCCGCTACTACCGCGACGGCGCCACCGCCGTGGTGCTGCTGCTGCCGCTGCCCGACGGAGCCGGCGGGGGCGGCGGGGCCGCCGGACCGGCCGTCACAGACCGGTGA
- the tsaB gene encoding tRNA (adenosine(37)-N6)-threonylcarbamoyltransferase complex dimerization subunit type 1 TsaB, which produces MLLAFDTASPQVTVALLDDVGDVLAELVSAETMRHGEQLAPLIERVLAEAGATRLDVTAIAVGAGPGPFTGLRVGLVTARTLGFVLDVPVYGVCSLDALALEAAETGAVATPFVVATDARRKEVYLATYDENGDRMSGPFVERPEAAASSDPVVGEGAMLYPEAFPQPVGPVRPSAGWLGRAVVEERVELLDPEPLYLRRPDAEVPRAPKPVS; this is translated from the coding sequence GTGCTGCTCGCCTTCGACACCGCCTCGCCCCAGGTGACCGTCGCCCTGCTCGACGACGTGGGCGACGTGCTCGCCGAGCTCGTCTCGGCCGAGACCATGCGCCACGGGGAGCAGCTGGCCCCGCTGATCGAGCGGGTCCTCGCCGAGGCTGGTGCGACCCGTCTCGACGTGACGGCGATCGCCGTCGGCGCCGGGCCGGGGCCCTTCACCGGGCTGCGCGTCGGGCTGGTCACCGCCCGCACGCTGGGGTTCGTGCTCGACGTCCCCGTCTACGGCGTCTGCAGCCTCGACGCACTCGCGCTCGAGGCGGCCGAGACCGGGGCCGTCGCCACGCCCTTCGTCGTGGCGACCGACGCCCGGCGCAAGGAGGTCTACCTGGCGACGTACGACGAGAACGGCGACCGCATGAGCGGACCGTTCGTCGAGCGCCCGGAGGCCGCGGCCAGCAGCGACCCCGTGGTGGGGGAGGGCGCCATGCTCTACCCCGAGGCGTTCCCGCAGCCGGTCGGTCCCGTGCGGCCGAGCGCCGGCTGGCTGGGCCGTGCCGTGGTCGAGGAGCGGGTCGAGCTGCTCGACCCCGAGCCGCTCTACCTGCGGCGTCCCGACGCCGAGGTGCCCCGGGCGCCCAAGCCGGTCTCGTGA
- the tsaE gene encoding tRNA (adenosine(37)-N6)-threonylcarbamoyltransferase complex ATPase subunit type 1 TsaE, which translates to MSNLTVRRVGPESAAVVLAIVHEAFGSRPPLDPPADALTETEASIATRLALGGGLVARLDGVPVGALLLDAVGDSVYLRRFGVLTAARGHGVARAMVQAATEAAVTIGGHRWLRVVAREELPQTVGFWVHRGFWQTDRRSPYVELVRPVPTFHEVRTADDMKALGARVATALRPGDLVVLTGDLGAGKTTFTQGLGLGLGVEGAVTSPTFVIAREHRSRGDGPELVHVDAYRLGGAAELDDLDLDTSLDSAVTVVEWGEGVAEDLADSRLQIRITRDPVSSGARGEVTDEVEPRTVEILRLGPRWAQT; encoded by the coding sequence TTGAGCAACCTCACCGTGCGCCGCGTCGGTCCCGAGTCGGCGGCCGTCGTCCTGGCGATCGTCCACGAGGCGTTCGGCAGCCGGCCGCCGCTCGACCCACCCGCTGACGCCCTCACCGAGACCGAGGCCTCGATCGCCACCCGTCTCGCGCTCGGCGGCGGCCTCGTCGCGCGCCTCGACGGCGTGCCGGTCGGGGCGCTGCTGCTCGACGCCGTCGGCGACTCCGTCTACCTGCGCCGGTTCGGGGTGCTCACCGCGGCCCGCGGGCACGGCGTGGCCCGGGCGATGGTGCAGGCCGCGACCGAGGCGGCGGTGACCATCGGCGGACACCGCTGGCTGCGGGTCGTCGCCCGCGAGGAGCTGCCGCAGACGGTCGGCTTCTGGGTGCACCGCGGCTTCTGGCAGACCGACCGGCGTTCGCCGTACGTCGAGCTGGTGCGGCCGGTCCCGACCTTCCACGAGGTCCGCACCGCCGACGACATGAAGGCGCTCGGCGCCCGGGTCGCGACCGCACTGCGGCCCGGCGACCTGGTCGTGCTCACCGGCGACCTCGGAGCCGGCAAGACGACCTTCACCCAGGGCCTGGGGCTCGGCCTCGGTGTCGAGGGAGCGGTCACCTCGCCGACGTTCGTGATCGCGCGAGAGCACCGCTCTCGAGGCGATGGGCCCGAGCTCGTCCACGTCGACGCCTACCGCCTCGGCGGCGCCGCCGAGCTCGACGACCTCGACCTCGACACCTCCCTCGACAGCGCCGTCACCGTCGTCGAGTGGGGCGAGGGCGTCGCCGAGGACCTCGCCGACTCGCGGCTGCAGATCCGGATCACCCGCGACCCGGTGTCGTCCGGGGCGCGCGGTGAGGTGACCGACGAGGTCGAGCCGCGCACCGTCGAGATCCTGCGGCTTGGCCCACGCTGGGCCCAGACCTGA
- a CDS encoding alpha/beta fold hydrolase, with protein sequence MTTGRRRLLGAIGGAVGLAAAGTAVGLLRQQRSVGRDAGDEVAFGTLRSSPITVVADDGLPLHVEVDEVEEDDQPRRRRGQGRGPAVTVVFAHGYCLNLDSWHFQRAAYRGLVRTVYYDQRSHGRSGRSEREHATIDQLGHDLRAVIEQVVPDGPVVLVGHSMGGMTVCALAEHYPELIGDKVIGVALLSTTAGGLDVSRILLPLLPARLTNRATHRAVATLAVGHGAVDQVRRVGRFIANVATSRFAFGGDVPPSYVSFVDDMLAATPFEVVADFFPSFSGLDKFDHVEVLDQVPVSVICGTADKLTSVGHSRKLHARIPSSRLLECEGAGHMVPLERHDQVNAELDQLITAATTRAGAR encoded by the coding sequence GTGACCACCGGACGCCGTCGCCTGCTCGGCGCGATCGGCGGTGCGGTCGGGCTGGCCGCCGCCGGCACCGCGGTCGGCCTGCTGCGCCAGCAGCGCTCGGTGGGCCGCGACGCGGGTGACGAGGTCGCGTTCGGCACGCTGCGGTCGAGCCCGATCACGGTCGTGGCCGACGACGGCCTCCCGCTCCACGTCGAGGTCGACGAGGTCGAGGAGGACGACCAGCCCCGGCGGCGCCGGGGACAGGGCCGTGGCCCGGCCGTCACCGTCGTCTTCGCCCACGGCTACTGCCTCAACCTCGACTCCTGGCACTTCCAGCGCGCCGCCTACCGGGGCCTGGTCCGCACCGTCTACTACGACCAGCGCTCCCACGGCCGCTCCGGCCGGTCCGAGCGCGAGCACGCCACGATCGACCAGCTCGGGCACGACCTGCGCGCGGTCATCGAGCAGGTCGTCCCCGACGGCCCGGTGGTGCTCGTGGGCCACTCGATGGGCGGGATGACCGTCTGTGCGCTCGCCGAGCACTACCCCGAGCTCATCGGCGACAAGGTCATCGGCGTCGCGCTCCTCTCCACCACGGCCGGCGGTCTCGACGTCAGCCGGATCCTGCTGCCGCTGCTGCCCGCCCGGCTCACCAACCGCGCCACGCACCGCGCGGTCGCGACCCTGGCCGTGGGTCACGGCGCGGTCGACCAGGTACGCCGGGTGGGCCGCTTCATCGCCAACGTCGCCACGAGCAGGTTCGCCTTCGGTGGCGACGTCCCCCCGTCCTACGTGTCGTTCGTCGACGACATGCTGGCGGCGACGCCGTTCGAGGTCGTTGCCGACTTCTTCCCGAGCTTCTCCGGGCTCGACAAGTTCGACCACGTCGAGGTCCTCGACCAGGTGCCGGTCTCGGTGATCTGCGGCACCGCCGACAAGCTGACGTCGGTGGGTCACTCGCGCAAGCTCCACGCGCGCATCCCCTCCTCGCGGCTGCTCGAGTGCGAGGGTGCCGGGCACATGGTGCCGCTCGAGCGTCACGACCAGGTCAACGCCGAGCTCGACCAGCTGATCACCGCGGCCACGACCCGCGCGGGCGCCCGGTGA
- the alr gene encoding alanine racemase yields the protein MSGGSRAEIVVDLDAIGHNVSTLRALTGVAMITVVKADAYGHGMLPVARAARAAGAEWLAVATLDEVRRLRAAGDTGRLLTWLTVPDEQYDHAIRADVDLTAYSVAELDEIAAAATHVGAPARVQLKVDTGLSRGGAARADWEPFLARARAGEQAGQWKVTGIWSHFACADEPAHPANDAQQAAFDDALALADDIGLTPEIRHLANSAAAILRPQSRYDAVRVGLATYGLDPAPGVDHGTDLRVAMTVRAELALVKQLEAGDAVSYGHTWTAPERTTIGLVPAGYAEGVPVAGSNRLEVTVDGKRRPVRGRVCMDQVLVDLGGDTPPEGSEVVLFGPPGGGRATAQDWAEACGTINYEIVTRIGGRMTRRYTGATS from the coding sequence ATGAGCGGAGGGTCCCGAGCCGAGATCGTCGTCGACCTCGACGCGATCGGTCACAACGTGTCGACCTTGCGCGCGCTCACCGGCGTCGCGATGATCACCGTCGTCAAGGCCGACGCCTACGGCCACGGCATGCTGCCGGTCGCTCGGGCGGCTCGCGCCGCCGGCGCCGAGTGGCTCGCGGTGGCGACCCTCGACGAGGTACGCCGCCTGCGCGCGGCCGGCGACACCGGTCGGCTGCTGACCTGGCTGACCGTCCCCGACGAGCAGTACGACCACGCGATCCGCGCCGACGTCGACCTCACCGCCTACTCCGTCGCCGAGCTCGACGAGATCGCCGCCGCCGCGACCCACGTCGGTGCGCCGGCCCGGGTGCAGCTCAAGGTCGACACCGGCCTGTCGCGCGGGGGAGCCGCGCGTGCCGACTGGGAGCCGTTCCTGGCGCGGGCCCGGGCCGGCGAGCAGGCCGGCCAGTGGAAGGTCACCGGCATCTGGTCCCACTTCGCCTGCGCCGACGAGCCCGCCCACCCGGCCAACGACGCCCAGCAGGCAGCCTTCGACGACGCGCTCGCCCTCGCGGACGACATCGGGCTGACCCCCGAGATCCGTCACCTGGCCAACTCCGCCGCGGCGATCCTGCGCCCGCAGAGCCGCTACGACGCCGTGCGCGTCGGGCTGGCGACGTACGGCCTCGACCCCGCGCCGGGCGTCGACCACGGCACCGACCTGCGGGTGGCGATGACCGTGCGCGCCGAGCTGGCCCTGGTCAAGCAGCTCGAGGCCGGCGACGCGGTGTCCTACGGCCACACCTGGACCGCCCCGGAGCGCACGACGATCGGCCTGGTGCCCGCCGGCTACGCCGAGGGTGTGCCCGTCGCGGGCAGCAACCGGCTCGAGGTGACCGTCGACGGCAAGCGTCGCCCGGTGCGCGGGCGGGTCTGCATGGACCAGGTGCTCGTCGACCTGGGCGGCGACACCCCGCCCGAGGGCAGCGAGGTCGTGCTGTTCGGTCCGCCGGGCGGCGGCCGGGCCACCGCCCAGGACTGGGCCGAGGCGTGCGGCACCATCAACTACGAGATCGTGACCCGCATCGGAGGACGGATGACCCGTCGCTACACAGGAGCCACCTCGTGA
- a CDS encoding bifunctional ADP-dependent NAD(P)H-hydrate dehydratase/NAD(P)H-hydrate epimerase, translating into MRQAHTVDQVRAAESELAATLPEGTLMQRAAHGLAHAVLDLLGPGAYGRRVLLLVGSGDNGGDALLAGAVLARRGVSVVAWLLSDRAHEAGLAALRASGGTTTTRAPTQRPDLVLDGVVGIGGRPGLRPDAAAALDALAGVPLVAVDTPSGIDVDTGELPTDTPHVRADLTVTFGTLKPAHLVDPAAAAAGAVHLVDLGLGPYLPAPAVEALQPVDVTALLPRPTADAQKYSRGVVGVRAGSAAYPGAGLLSVAGAGCGLAGMVRYVGDDVVRDLVRAQHPEVVGAGRVQAWVVGSGSGDGARGMLAEALADDVPTVVDADALAHAPRDRPDAILTPHAGELATMLDVERAEVEARPLAHARIAVDRYGCVVLLKGRHTLVAHPDGRVRATTTGTPWLATAGAGDVLGGVVGALAAAGLDPYDAASVGSWLHGAAATHASQGGPITAGAVAAAVPEVLRALLRQSTP; encoded by the coding sequence GTGAGGCAGGCACACACCGTCGACCAGGTCCGCGCGGCCGAGAGCGAGCTGGCCGCGACGCTGCCCGAGGGCACGTTGATGCAGCGCGCGGCCCACGGGCTGGCCCACGCGGTGCTCGACCTGCTCGGCCCCGGCGCCTACGGCCGGCGGGTGCTGCTGCTGGTCGGCTCGGGCGACAACGGGGGCGACGCGCTCCTGGCCGGCGCCGTCCTGGCCCGCCGCGGCGTGTCGGTCGTGGCCTGGCTGCTCTCCGACCGGGCCCACGAGGCGGGGCTCGCCGCGCTCCGCGCGTCCGGGGGTACGACGACCACGCGGGCCCCCACGCAGCGACCCGACCTCGTCCTCGACGGCGTGGTCGGCATCGGCGGTCGCCCCGGCCTGCGACCCGACGCGGCCGCGGCGCTCGACGCCCTGGCCGGCGTGCCCCTCGTCGCCGTCGACACCCCCAGCGGCATCGACGTCGACACCGGCGAGCTGCCGACCGACACGCCCCACGTCCGCGCCGACCTGACCGTCACCTTCGGCACCCTGAAGCCCGCCCACCTCGTCGACCCGGCCGCCGCCGCCGCGGGCGCCGTCCACCTCGTCGACCTCGGGCTGGGCCCCTACCTGCCGGCACCGGCCGTCGAGGCGCTGCAGCCCGTCGACGTCACCGCCCTGCTGCCGCGTCCGACCGCCGACGCCCAGAAGTACTCCCGCGGCGTCGTCGGCGTCCGCGCCGGGTCCGCGGCCTATCCCGGCGCCGGGCTGCTGTCGGTGGCCGGCGCCGGCTGCGGCCTGGCGGGGATGGTGCGCTACGTCGGTGACGACGTGGTCCGCGACCTGGTCCGCGCGCAGCACCCCGAGGTGGTCGGCGCCGGGCGGGTGCAGGCGTGGGTGGTCGGCAGCGGCAGCGGCGACGGCGCGCGCGGCATGCTGGCCGAGGCGCTGGCCGACGACGTCCCGACCGTCGTCGACGCCGACGCGCTCGCCCACGCCCCGCGCGACCGGCCGGACGCGATCCTCACCCCCCACGCCGGCGAGCTGGCCACGATGCTCGACGTCGAGCGGGCCGAGGTCGAGGCCCGCCCGCTCGCCCACGCCCGGATCGCCGTCGACCGCTACGGCTGCGTCGTGCTGCTCAAGGGGCGCCATACCCTCGTCGCCCACCCCGACGGCCGGGTGCGCGCCACGACCACCGGCACCCCCTGGCTGGCCACCGCCGGCGCGGGCGACGTGCTCGGCGGGGTCGTCGGTGCCCTCGCCGCCGCCGGCCTCGACCCCTATGACGCCGCGAGCGTCGGCTCGTGGCTGCACGGGGCTGCCGCCACGCACGCCTCGCAGGGTGGCCCGATCACCGCCGGCGCCGTGGCGGCAGCCGTGCCGGAGGTCCTGCGGGCGCTGCTGCGACAATCGACCCCATGA
- a CDS encoding holo-ACP synthase: protein MAVIGVGIDVCDLDRFAASLARTPGLLDRLFTPAEATRPPASLAARFAAKEALAKALGAPGGLAWHDAEVVSEESGRPLLELRGTVRARADELGVRHVHVSLSHDAGIASAVVVLES from the coding sequence GTGGCGGTCATCGGGGTCGGCATCGACGTGTGCGACCTGGACCGGTTCGCGGCGTCGCTGGCCCGCACGCCCGGCCTGCTCGACCGGCTGTTCACCCCCGCCGAGGCCACCCGCCCGCCCGCGTCGCTCGCCGCACGGTTCGCCGCCAAGGAGGCGCTGGCCAAGGCCCTGGGCGCGCCCGGGGGACTGGCCTGGCACGACGCCGAGGTGGTCTCGGAGGAGTCCGGTCGGCCGCTCCTCGAGCTGCGCGGCACGGTGCGCGCGCGGGCCGACGAGCTCGGCGTACGGCACGTGCACGTGTCTCTCTCGCACGACGCGGGGATCGCCTCGGCCGTCGTGGTGCTCGAGTCCTGA
- the glmS gene encoding glutamine--fructose-6-phosphate transaminase (isomerizing) — protein sequence MCGIVGYVGPRQAQDVVVEGLRRLEYRGYDSAGVALVVPDADGAGPGGRIAEAKKAGKLANLEKHVADAPLPPSHTGIGHTRWATHGAPNDVNAHPHLGHERRVALVHNGIIENFAELRSRLEADDHVLVSETDTEVVAHLVELQVQSGVDLTTAMQRVCQVLEGAFTLVAIDGQDPDRVVAARRNSPLVVGVGEGENFLGSDVAAFIEHTREALELGQDQVVSITRDGVEITDFHGEPAEAQAYHVDWDLSAAEKDGHDWFMRKEIFEQPRAVADSLLGRRSQSGLLQLDEMRLSDDEIRDIDKIIIIACGTSFYAGMVAKYAIEHWTRIPVEVELASEFRYRDPILDYSTLVVAISQSGETADTLQAIRHARTQRSKVLAICNTNGSTIPRESDAVIYTHAGPEIGVASTKGFLTQLVACYLLALYVAQVKGTRYGDEVDEVMAQLEAIPEQIETVLAGAQQIYDLAAEHVDTRSVLFLGRHAGYPVALEGALKLKELAYIHAEGFAAGELKHGPIALVEPGLPILCVVPPRGRDQLHEKMISGIQEVRARGARTICLAEEGDTKIEPYADVLIRLPRVPVLLQPLVATVPLQLFACELATVMGHDVDQPRNLAKSVTVE from the coding sequence ATGTGCGGGATCGTGGGATACGTAGGGCCGCGCCAGGCGCAGGACGTCGTGGTGGAGGGGCTCCGCCGCCTCGAGTACCGCGGCTACGACTCGGCCGGGGTGGCGCTGGTCGTCCCCGATGCCGACGGCGCCGGCCCGGGCGGCCGGATCGCGGAGGCCAAGAAGGCCGGCAAGCTCGCCAACCTCGAGAAGCACGTCGCCGACGCCCCGCTGCCGCCGTCGCACACCGGCATCGGCCACACCCGCTGGGCGACCCACGGTGCGCCCAACGACGTCAACGCCCACCCCCACCTCGGGCACGAGCGCCGGGTCGCGCTCGTCCACAACGGCATCATCGAGAACTTCGCCGAGCTGCGCTCGCGCCTCGAGGCCGACGACCACGTGCTGGTCTCCGAGACCGACACCGAGGTCGTCGCCCACCTCGTCGAGCTGCAGGTGCAGTCCGGGGTCGACCTGACGACCGCGATGCAGCGCGTCTGCCAGGTCCTCGAGGGCGCCTTCACCCTGGTCGCCATCGACGGCCAGGACCCCGACCGGGTCGTCGCGGCCCGCCGCAACAGCCCCCTGGTCGTCGGCGTGGGGGAGGGCGAGAACTTCCTGGGCTCCGACGTGGCGGCGTTCATCGAGCACACCCGCGAGGCGCTCGAGCTGGGCCAGGACCAGGTCGTCTCCATCACCCGCGACGGCGTCGAGATCACCGACTTCCACGGCGAGCCCGCCGAGGCGCAGGCCTACCACGTCGACTGGGACCTCTCGGCCGCCGAGAAGGACGGCCACGACTGGTTCATGCGCAAGGAGATCTTCGAGCAGCCGCGCGCCGTCGCCGACTCGCTGCTGGGGCGGCGCAGCCAGTCGGGCCTGCTGCAGCTCGACGAGATGCGGCTCTCCGACGACGAGATCCGCGACATCGACAAGATCATCATCATCGCCTGCGGCACGTCCTTCTACGCCGGCATGGTCGCCAAGTACGCCATCGAGCACTGGACCCGCATCCCGGTCGAGGTCGAGCTGGCCAGCGAGTTCCGCTACCGCGACCCGATCCTCGACTACTCGACCCTCGTCGTGGCGATCAGCCAGTCCGGCGAGACCGCCGACACCCTGCAGGCCATCCGGCACGCCCGCACCCAGCGCTCCAAGGTGCTCGCGATCTGCAACACCAACGGCTCGACGATCCCGCGCGAGTCCGACGCGGTGATCTACACCCACGCCGGTCCCGAGATCGGCGTCGCCTCCACCAAGGGGTTCCTCACCCAGCTGGTGGCCTGCTACCTGCTGGCCCTCTACGTCGCGCAGGTCAAGGGCACCCGCTACGGCGACGAGGTCGACGAGGTGATGGCCCAGCTCGAGGCCATCCCCGAGCAGATCGAGACCGTCCTGGCCGGCGCCCAGCAGATCTACGACCTGGCCGCCGAGCACGTCGACACGCGCTCGGTGCTCTTCCTGGGTCGCCACGCCGGCTACCCCGTCGCCCTCGAGGGCGCGCTGAAGCTCAAGGAGCTCGCCTACATCCACGCCGAGGGCTTCGCCGCCGGCGAGCTCAAGCACGGCCCGATCGCGCTCGTCGAGCCCGGCCTGCCGATCCTGTGCGTCGTGCCGCCCCGCGGTCGCGACCAGCTGCACGAGAAGATGATCAGCGGCATCCAGGAGGTCCGGGCCCGCGGCGCCCGGACCATCTGCCTCGCCGAGGAGGGCGACACCAAGATCGAGCCGTACGCCGACGTGCTGATCCGGCTGCCGCGCGTGCCCGTGCTGCTGCAGCCGCTCGTCGCCACCGTCCCGCTGCAGCTCTTCGCCTGCGAGCTGGCCACCGTGATGGGCCACGACGTCGACCAGCCGCGCAACCTGGCCAAGTCCGTCACGGTCGAGTAG